In Oncorhynchus nerka isolate Pitt River linkage group LG26, Oner_Uvic_2.0, whole genome shotgun sequence, one DNA window encodes the following:
- the tecra gene encoding very-long-chain enoyl-CoA reductase has protein sequence MDTLALEAKATGQEKKSSAPRPRPKPPKKAKRIVYFEVEIVDAKTKEKLLLLDKVEPTSTILDIKALFHKSNPQWYPARQSLRLDPKGKGLKDEDVLQTLPVGTTASFYFFDLGAQIAWGTVFLSECYGPLLIYLMFYFRLPFIYAPKYDFSSSKHWVVHLACMCHSFHYVKRILETLFIHRISHGTMPLRNIFKNCSYYWCFAAWMAYYINHPLYTPPYYGQQQVKTALIIFLFCQVGNFSINITLRNLKCPGSKVKKIPHPTKNPFTWIFALVSCPNYTYELGSWMGFTVMTQCLPVAFFTIVGFVLMTVWARGKHRNYHKEFRDYPTLRSPILPFIL, from the exons ATGGATACACTGGCTTTAGAGGCGAAGGCAACTGGGCAAGAAAAGAAAAGTTCAGCCCCAAGACCAAGACCTAAACCACCCAAAAAGGCCAAAAGGATTGTTTACTTTGAGGTAGAAATCGTGGATGCAAAGACAAAGGAGAAGCTACTACTCTTGGacaaa GTTGAGCCAACTTCTACTATTTTGGATATTAAGGCTTTGTTCCACAAATCAA ATCCCCAGTGGTACCCAGCCAGACAGTCCTTACGCCTGGATCCTA AGGGTAAGGGTCTGAAGGATGAGGACGTCTTGCAGACACTTCCTGTTGGAACCACAGCCAGCTTCTACTTCTTTGACCTGGGGGCCCAGATCGCCTGGGGCACT GTCTTCCTATCAGAGTGTTACGGACCACTGCTCATCTACTTGATGTTCTACTTCCGCCTGCCTTTCATCTATGCCCCAAAGTATGACTTTAGCAGCAGCAAGCATTGGGTTGTACA TTTGGCCTGCATGTGTCACTCCTTCCACTATGTGAAGAGAATCCTTGAGACGCTGTTCATCCACCGTATCTCCCATGGTACCATGCCACTGAGAAACATCTTCAAG AACTGCAGTTATTACTGGTGTTTTGCAGCATGGATGGCCTACTACATCAACCATCCCCTCTATACACCACCCT ACTATGGGCAACAGCAAGTGAAGACAGCACTCATTATATTCTTA TTCTGTCAGGTCGGAAACTTCTCCATCAACATCACTCTACGCAACCTCAAATGTCCAG GTTCGAAGGTCAAGAAGATCCCACATCCAACTAAGAATCCATTCACCTGGATCTTCGCATTGGTGTCTTGTCCCAACTATACATACGAG CTGGGGTCATGGATGGGTTTCACAGTGATGACCCAGTGCTTGCCGGTGGCTTTCTTCACCATCGTGGGCTTTGTCCTGATGACGGTGTGGGCCAGGGGAAAGCACCGAAACTACCACAAGGAGTTCCGTGACTACCCCACCCTGCGCTCCCCTATACTGCCCTTCATCCTTTAG
- the dnajb1a gene encoding dnaJ homolog subfamily B member 1a gives MGKDYYKVLGIQKGASEDEIKKAYRKQALRYHPDKNKSTGAEDKFKEIAEAYDVLSDAKKKDIYDRYGEEGLKGHTAGGGGGPNGPNNYNYTFHGDPHAMFTEFFGGRSPFDQFFARNGDDDMDTDDPFAAFGMGGMPGGMGGFHQHQRSFKSRPGGPHGSREKKKDSPVVHELKVSLEEVFSGCTKKMKISRKRLNPDGCSMRSEDKILTVDIKRGWKEGTKITFPREGDETPTNIPADVVFVVKDKPHPVFRRDGSDIIYPARVSLRDALCGCTVSAPTLDGRTVTVTSRDVVKPGMKKRIVGEGLPLSKCPEKRGDMVLEFVVKFPENLGQSVRDALTQILPP, from the exons ATGGGTAAAGACTATTATAAAGTGTTGGGTATACAGAAAGGCGCCTCTGAGGACGAGATAAAGAAGGCGTATCGAAAGCAGGCCCTGCGATATCACCCTGATAAAAACAAGTCCACTGGAGCTGAGGATAAATTCAAAGAGATCGCCGAGGCCTATGATGTCCTCAGCGACGCAAAGAAAAAGGATATATATGACCGATATGGAGAAGAAG GCCTGAAGGGGCACACAGCCGGCGGGGGTGGTGGTCCCAATGGCcccaacaactacaactacacctTTCATGGAGATCCTCACGCCATGTTTACAGAGTTTTTTGGTGGCCGCAGCCCATTCGACCAGTTCTTCGCACGCAACGGGGACGATGACATGGACACTGATGACCCCTTTGCTGCATTTGGTATGGGGGGTATGCCGGGTGGAATGGGAGGGTTCCACCAACACCAGAGGTCCTTCAAATCCCGACCAGGGGGTCCCCACGGGAGCCGTGAGAAGAAGAAAGATTCTCCGGTGGTACACGAGCTGAAGGTGAGCCTGGAGGAGGTGTTCTCCGGCTGCACCAAGAAGATGAAGATCTCCAGGAAGCGGCTGAACCCGGACGGCTGCAGCATGCGCAGCGAGGACAAGATCCTGACAGTGGACATCAAGCGAGGCTGGAAGGAAGGGACCAAGATCACCTTCcccagggagggagatgagacaCCCACTAACATTCCCGCTGACGTGGTGTTTGTGGTCAAAGACAAACCCCATCCTGTGTTCCGCCGGGATGGCTCCGATATCATCTACCCTGCTAGAGTGTCCCTCAGAGAT GCACTGTGTGGATGCACGGTCAGCGCTCCCACTCTGGACGGCAGAACTGTGACTGTGACCTCCAGAGACGTGGTCAAACCTGGGATGAAGAAGCGTATCGTGGGAGAGGGACTACCCCTGTCCAAGTGCCCAGAGAAGAGGGGGGACATGGTGCTTGAGTTTGTAGTGAAATTCCCTGAGAATTTGGGGCAGAGTGTCCGCGATGCACTGACTCAGATTCTTCCTCCTTGA
- the gipc1 gene encoding PDZ domain-containing protein GIPC1 has product MPLGLGRRKKASPLVENEEAEPIRAGLNVPGMDGLDGGGVGLGEGTTQEGLPPPPTSLRPRLIFHTQLAHGSPTGRIEGFSNVRELYTKIGEAFGIAPPEVMFCTLNTHKVDMDKLLGGQIGLEDFIFAHIKGQRKEVEVFKGEDALGLTITDNGAGYAFIKRIREGSVVHQIQVINVGDMIESINGHSLIGCRHYEVAKMLKELPKGKDFVLKMVEPLKAFDMISQRSGGARAGSGTQLGTGKGTLRLRSKGPATVEELPSAFEEKAIEKVDDLLESYMGIRDSELAATMVELGKDKKNPDEFAEALDETLGDFAFPDEFVFDVWGAIGDAKVGRL; this is encoded by the exons ATGCCTCTTGGATTGGGTAGAAGGAAGAAAGCATCTCCACTAGTGGAGAACGAGGAAGCCGAGCCAATCCGAGCGGGTCTTAATGTCCCAGGAATGGACGGCCTGGATGGAGGTGGTGTGGGGCTCGGGGAGGGTACTACCCAGGAGGGTCTGCCACCCCCACCCACCAGCCTGAGACCTCGTCTGATCTTCCACACCCAGCTAGCACACGGTAGCCCCACGGGACGCATCGAGGGCTTCAGCAACGTGCGAGAGCTCTACACCAAGATCGGAGAGGCCTTTGGGATCGCACCACCAGAG GTGATGTTCTGCACTCTGAACACTCACAAGGTGGACATGGACAAGTTACTGGGGGGTCAGATTGGGCTGGAGGACTTTATTTTCGCCCATATCAAAGGCCAGAGGAAGGAGGTGGAGGTGTTCAAGGGGGAGGACGCCCTGGGGTTGACCATCACTGATAATGGAGCTGGATACGCCTTCATCAAG AGAATAAGGGAGGGTAGCGTGGTCCATCAGATCCAGGTCATCAACGTGGGAGACATGATTGAGTCCATCAACGGCCACAGTCTCATTGGCTGTCGACACTACGAGGTGGCCAAGATGCTCAAGGAGCTGCCCAAGGGGAAGGACTTTGTTCTCAAGATGGTGGAGCCCTTGAAAGCCTTCG ACATGATCAGCCAGAGGTCAGGAGGGGCCCGGGCTGGCTCAGGGACCCAGCTGGGGACAGGGAAGGGCACCCTGCGTTTACGCTCCAAAGGCCCAGCCACGGTGGAGGAgctg CCCTCTGCGTTTGAGGAGAAGGCCATAGAGAAAGTGGATGACCTCCTGGAGAGTTACATGGGCATCAGAGACAGTGAGCTGG CTGCTACAATGGTGGAGCTGGGGAAGGACAAAAAGAACCCAGATGAGTTTGCCGAGGCGTTGGACGAGACTCTTGGTGACTTCGCCTTCCCGGATGAATTTGTTTTTGACGTCTGGGGTGCCATCGGGGACGCCAAGGTCGGCCGGCTGTAA